A DNA window from Candidatus Roseilinea sp. contains the following coding sequences:
- a CDS encoding dehydratase: MTTIDLLSPPEPNPLPFDDVAVQLHPDDDVAIAKVNLAAGTTILGTRHGASLRLPVLIPSGHKFAIREVKQGRPVRRYGQVIGFATCDIALGDHVHVHNLAVGVETRDRVSLQTRFDQDYAFGADVRPVALVPEGERRRFMGYRRADGRVGTRNYIAVIGTVNCSAHTVRRIAHHFTAERLSDFPNVDGVIAIAHGFGCATRVGGEDYILLQRTLAGIAAHPNVGGYVLVGLGCEVNQIGALVENYHLAIKEAPAMRSVNPQPTMAGAPRLAPPSLTIQDTGGVRKTIEAGIAMVEALLPVVNQYRREPTPISELTVALQCGGSDGWSGVTANPVLGMVSDEIVRQGGSVVLAETPEIYGAEHLLTRRAVSREVGEKLIRKIHWWEQHAAKHGVEIDNNPSHGNKAGGLTTIYEKSLGAVAKAGTTPLVDVVDYAEPITQKGFTFMDTPGYDPVGATGQVAGGCNLIVFTTGRGSCFGFKPAPSIKVVSNSATYRRMEEDMDINAGKVLEGVPMQAVADELLDYVIAVASGKPSKSEAQGIGEEEFQPWNLGGIL; this comes from the coding sequence ATGACCACGATTGATCTGCTCTCCCCGCCTGAACCGAATCCCTTGCCTTTCGACGATGTCGCCGTTCAGTTGCATCCCGACGACGACGTGGCGATTGCGAAGGTGAATCTGGCTGCCGGCACAACCATCCTAGGCACGCGCCACGGCGCGTCGCTGCGACTCCCCGTGTTAATCCCTTCCGGCCATAAGTTCGCCATCCGCGAGGTGAAGCAAGGCCGGCCGGTGCGGCGCTACGGCCAGGTGATCGGCTTTGCGACCTGTGATATTGCGCTGGGCGACCACGTGCACGTGCACAACCTGGCCGTGGGCGTCGAAACGCGCGATCGTGTATCTCTACAAACGCGATTCGATCAGGATTACGCCTTTGGGGCCGACGTCAGGCCGGTGGCGTTGGTGCCGGAAGGGGAGCGCCGGCGGTTCATGGGCTATCGCCGCGCCGACGGCCGCGTGGGCACGCGCAACTACATCGCGGTAATTGGCACGGTGAACTGCTCCGCACATACGGTGCGACGCATCGCCCACCATTTCACCGCAGAGCGGCTGTCCGATTTCCCGAACGTAGATGGTGTCATTGCCATTGCCCATGGCTTCGGCTGCGCCACGCGCGTCGGCGGCGAGGACTACATCCTGCTGCAGCGCACGCTGGCCGGCATCGCCGCGCATCCTAACGTCGGCGGCTATGTGCTTGTGGGTTTGGGGTGCGAGGTCAACCAGATCGGCGCGCTGGTTGAGAACTATCACCTCGCCATCAAAGAAGCGCCGGCCATGCGCTCCGTGAATCCTCAGCCCACTATGGCCGGCGCGCCACGCCTTGCGCCGCCCTCGCTCACCATCCAGGATACCGGCGGCGTGCGCAAGACCATCGAGGCCGGCATTGCGATGGTGGAGGCGTTGTTGCCGGTCGTCAATCAGTATCGGCGCGAGCCGACGCCGATCAGCGAGCTGACCGTCGCGTTGCAGTGTGGCGGCAGCGACGGCTGGAGCGGCGTGACGGCGAACCCGGTGTTGGGCATGGTCTCTGATGAGATCGTCCGGCAGGGCGGCAGCGTGGTGTTGGCCGAGACGCCCGAAATCTACGGTGCCGAGCACTTGCTCACGCGCCGCGCCGTGAGCCGCGAAGTGGGCGAGAAGCTCATCCGCAAGATCCACTGGTGGGAGCAGCACGCCGCCAAACATGGCGTGGAGATAGACAACAATCCATCGCATGGCAACAAAGCCGGCGGCTTAACTACGATCTACGAGAAGTCGCTCGGCGCGGTGGCCAAAGCGGGCACGACGCCGCTGGTGGACGTGGTGGACTATGCCGAGCCGATCACGCAAAAAGGCTTCACCTTCATGGACACGCCAGGGTATGACCCGGTGGGCGCCACGGGGCAGGTGGCCGGCGGTTGCAACCTGATTGTGTTCACTACCGGCCGCGGCTCGTGCTTTGGGTTCAAACCGGCGCCCAGCATCAAAGTGGTCAGCAACAGCGCGACTTACCGGCGCATGGAAGAGGATATGGACATCAACGCCGGCAAAGTGCTGGAGGGTGTGCCGATGCAGGCGGTGGCCGATGAGCTGCTAGACTATGTGATCGCGGTGGCATCCGGCAAGCCCTCCAAGAGCGAAGCGCAAGGCATCGGCGAAGAAGAGTTCCAGCCGTGGAACTTGGGGGGGATTCTTTAA
- a CDS encoding monoacylglycerol lipase produces the protein MNTFPLTNAIPAHEEIERPSSIGETMFIRHWQPEGETRGSAVLAHGVFEHSGRYHHVAERFTRRGYQVWAPDHYGHGRSAGPRGYIQHPNHFIDDLKLVVELATMETGYKPILLGHSMGGAIAALYAIRRQETLRALVLSSPALRIHAANFVIAIGRIASNLIPAAPMPSRLWQPATHNPAWEAWKASDALRHNRLTFRTARFIVDAGEEARAKAHTLGIPVLMLVAGDDTYVDKRGAHEFFARLPAGIGELHEYAGFYHEIFNEVERETPLGDLDAWLEKLDGGSRHG, from the coding sequence ATGAACACATTTCCACTGACCAACGCCATCCCGGCCCACGAGGAGATAGAACGCCCCTCCTCGATAGGAGAGACGATGTTCATCCGCCATTGGCAGCCGGAAGGCGAAACGCGCGGCTCGGCGGTGCTTGCGCATGGCGTCTTCGAGCACAGCGGGCGCTATCACCACGTCGCCGAGCGCTTCACGCGACGCGGATATCAGGTCTGGGCGCCCGACCACTACGGGCATGGCCGCTCGGCCGGCCCGCGCGGATACATCCAGCATCCGAATCATTTCATAGACGATCTCAAACTCGTCGTCGAACTGGCGACGATGGAAACCGGATACAAGCCGATCTTGCTGGGGCACAGCATGGGCGGCGCAATCGCCGCGCTATACGCCATCCGGCGACAAGAGACGCTGCGCGCGCTGGTGTTATCGTCGCCGGCGTTGCGCATCCACGCTGCGAACTTCGTCATCGCCATCGGACGCATCGCCAGTAACCTCATCCCGGCTGCGCCGATGCCCAGCAGGCTCTGGCAACCTGCGACGCACAACCCGGCCTGGGAAGCGTGGAAGGCGAGCGATGCGCTTCGACACAACCGGCTGACCTTTCGCACCGCCCGGTTCATCGTGGACGCCGGCGAAGAAGCGCGCGCCAAAGCGCACACCCTGGGCATCCCGGTGCTGATGCTGGTGGCCGGCGATGACACCTACGTGGATAAGCGCGGCGCGCACGAGTTCTTCGCGCGGTTGCCGGCCGGCATCGGCGAACTTCACGAATATGCCGGCTTTTACCACGAAATCTTCAACGAGGTCGAGCGAGAGACGCCGCTCGGCGACCTGGACGCATGGTTGGAGAAGCTGGACGGGGGTTCAAGGCATGGTTGA
- a CDS encoding homocitrate synthase, giving the protein MSADFSFHHYRPRALEIIDTTLREGQQSSLLHDHYKYFFSTTDKQEITRSLILYGVKFIELFAPNVSPQEAEDWQAIKAVRDELITQKGYTFLLAHVRCHPADVEAAIRAGADGLNMYIGTSDASRNFNHGHGLEEVARRARTLIEDVRRHHPHLVLRFSGEDAFRTREADLFRVYDQVVECVDRLGTPDTVGVATPTTVAQRVQALRARYPKVALEGHFHDDRGFALINALEAVRAGMQYIQTTLLGIGERSGITSMTALLFNLFIDREYDRLEGYHLRGSYPINVMMADKLRKLVPSKEPVSLTNRTHAAGVHQKGMLNSSQTYEAHPLDQFGVTESEILLGPLSGWNIIHYFLKEICGFEIDEATAKAISAEFKNRIYTIAPGASPAGLLIHIAQEEFGLRSLQVPEQFRNAVAQNLTDASTREIGEVRHASGVILRTRQ; this is encoded by the coding sequence ATGTCCGCAGATTTTTCATTCCATCACTACCGCCCACGCGCGCTCGAGATCATCGACACGACGCTGCGCGAGGGGCAGCAGTCATCGCTGCTGCACGACCATTACAAATATTTCTTCAGCACCACCGATAAGCAGGAGATCACGCGCAGCTTGATCCTCTACGGCGTGAAGTTCATCGAATTGTTCGCGCCAAACGTCAGCCCGCAAGAAGCCGAGGACTGGCAGGCGATCAAAGCTGTGCGCGATGAGCTGATCACGCAGAAGGGCTACACCTTCCTGCTGGCGCATGTGCGCTGCCATCCAGCCGATGTGGAGGCCGCCATCCGCGCCGGCGCCGACGGACTCAACATGTACATCGGCACCTCGGACGCCTCGCGCAACTTCAACCACGGCCACGGCTTGGAGGAGGTCGCCCGACGCGCGCGCACGCTCATCGAAGACGTGCGGCGCCATCACCCGCACCTGGTGCTGCGCTTCAGCGGCGAGGACGCCTTTCGCACGCGCGAGGCCGACCTGTTCCGCGTCTATGACCAGGTGGTCGAGTGCGTGGACCGCCTGGGCACGCCGGACACGGTCGGCGTCGCGACGCCGACCACCGTCGCGCAACGCGTGCAAGCGCTGCGCGCGCGCTACCCCAAAGTCGCCTTGGAAGGCCACTTTCACGATGATCGCGGATTCGCGCTGATCAACGCGCTTGAAGCCGTGCGAGCCGGAATGCAATACATTCAGACCACGCTGCTGGGGATCGGCGAGCGCAGCGGCATTACCAGTATGACAGCCCTGCTGTTCAACCTCTTCATTGACCGCGAATACGATCGGCTAGAAGGCTATCACTTGCGCGGCTCGTACCCAATCAACGTCATGATGGCCGATAAGCTGCGCAAGCTCGTGCCCTCAAAGGAGCCGGTGAGCTTGACCAACCGCACACACGCCGCCGGCGTCCACCAAAAGGGCATGCTCAACAGCAGCCAGACATACGAAGCGCACCCGCTCGACCAGTTCGGCGTGACCGAGTCGGAGATCCTGCTCGGCCCACTCAGCGGATGGAACATCATCCATTACTTCCTGAAAGAGATCTGCGGTTTCGAGATTGACGAAGCGACGGCCAAAGCGATCTCCGCGGAGTTCAAAAACCGCATCTACACCATCGCCCCTGGGGCCTCGCCCGCCGGCTTGCTCATCCACATCGCGCAAGAAGAGTTCGGCCTGCGCTCTCTGCAAGTGCCTGAGCAGTTCCGAAACGCCGTGGCGCAGAACCTGACCGACGCCTCGACGCGGGAAATCGGCGAAGTCCGGCACGCCAGCGGCGTCATCCTCCGCACGCGCCAATAG
- a CDS encoding aldehyde dehydrogenase: MSIFKNYIAGEWVGASDGKTIENINPATGEVIGYFASATAEDTRRAIAAAKEALPKWAALPGPSRAAVLDKAGQLIAARADELAETLTREEGKTLAEAKAEVTRARDIFKYYAGEGFRAGGDVIPANTPDTLLFTKREALGVIAVITPWNFPIAIPAWKIAPALAYGNTVVFKPASLVPHTALKLVEILIEAGLPPGVINLVVGSGSAVGNTLAESKEIAGLSFTGSYAVGVKIYEKTARNLVRTQLEMGGKNPTIVLNDANIPLAVDIAVRGGFGLTGQACTATSRVIVEEKVADAFTQALVEAARNLKVGNGLESGVQMGPAVSAEQLQTDLEYVGIGKGEGAKLLVGGEPIPTGAGFFIRPTVFEDVEPGMRIAQEEIFGPVIGVIRAKDFDDAVAKANGIGFGLSASIVTNDLNKAMRFADRIEAGVVKVNEPTTGVALQAPFGGFKGSSANTFKEQGRAAMEFYTRTKTVYVKYG; encoded by the coding sequence ATGTCTATCTTCAAAAACTACATTGCCGGCGAATGGGTCGGCGCATCCGACGGTAAAACGATCGAGAACATCAACCCGGCGACCGGCGAGGTGATCGGGTATTTCGCTTCGGCGACTGCTGAGGACACGAGACGCGCCATTGCGGCGGCCAAAGAAGCGCTGCCGAAGTGGGCCGCGCTGCCAGGGCCGAGCCGCGCGGCCGTCCTCGACAAAGCCGGCCAGCTCATCGCCGCACGCGCCGATGAGCTGGCCGAGACGCTCACCCGCGAGGAAGGCAAGACGCTGGCCGAAGCCAAAGCCGAGGTGACGCGCGCCCGAGACATCTTCAAGTATTACGCTGGCGAGGGCTTTCGCGCCGGTGGCGATGTCATCCCGGCCAATACGCCGGACACGCTGCTGTTCACCAAGCGTGAGGCGCTGGGCGTCATCGCCGTCATCACCCCGTGGAACTTCCCGATTGCCATTCCGGCGTGGAAGATTGCGCCGGCCCTGGCCTACGGCAATACGGTGGTGTTCAAGCCTGCTTCGCTGGTGCCCCACACGGCGCTCAAGCTGGTCGAGATTTTGATTGAGGCCGGGCTGCCGCCGGGGGTGATTAACCTCGTCGTCGGCAGCGGCAGCGCAGTGGGCAATACGTTGGCTGAAAGCAAAGAGATCGCCGGCCTCAGCTTCACCGGCTCGTACGCTGTCGGCGTCAAGATCTACGAGAAGACGGCGCGCAACCTGGTGCGCACTCAGTTGGAGATGGGCGGCAAGAACCCCACCATTGTGCTCAACGACGCCAACATCCCGTTGGCCGTGGACATCGCCGTGCGCGGCGGCTTCGGACTTACGGGGCAGGCGTGCACCGCCACCAGCCGCGTCATCGTGGAAGAGAAGGTGGCCGATGCATTCACCCAGGCGCTGGTTGAAGCCGCGCGCAACCTGAAGGTGGGCAATGGACTGGAGAGCGGCGTGCAGATGGGCCCGGCAGTGAGCGCCGAGCAGTTGCAAACCGACCTGGAGTATGTTGGCATCGGCAAGGGCGAAGGCGCGAAGCTGCTGGTCGGTGGCGAGCCGATCCCGACCGGCGCCGGCTTTTTCATCCGGCCCACTGTGTTCGAGGATGTCGAACCCGGGATGCGCATCGCACAAGAGGAGATCTTTGGGCCGGTGATCGGCGTCATCCGGGCTAAAGACTTCGATGATGCGGTGGCCAAAGCGAACGGCATCGGCTTCGGCCTATCGGCCAGCATCGTCACGAACGACCTCAACAAGGCGATGCGCTTCGCCGATCGCATCGAGGCCGGCGTGGTGAAGGTGAACGAGCCGACGACCGGCGTCGCTTTGCAGGCGCCATTTGGTGGTTTCAAGGGCAGCAGCGCCAATACCTTCAAGGAGCAGGGCCGGGCGGCGATGGAGTTCTATACGCGGACGAAGACCGTATATGTGAAATACGGTTGA
- the lepA gene encoding elongation factor 4 → MARLAYNRTARWVVMTNIVTNAVPASTSHALSRIRNFCIIAHVDHGKSTLADRLLEFTGTISKREMQEQVLDSMDIEREKGVTIKASAVRMTYQADDGQTYEINLIDTPGHVDFTYEVSRALNACEGALLVVDASQGIEAQTLANLYLALEANLHVIPIINKIDLPHARPDEVAQEVGNLLGDDPAHILRISAKEGIGIKAVLERVVREVPPPSGDPDAPLQALIFDSHYDPYKGVIAYVRIVNGRVNMKTKLRMAATGAACEAIEIGTFSPRMTVVGELSAGEVGYIATGFKSVRECRVGDTMLDATQPAEPLQGYKPAKPMVFAGIFPTDTDDYPLLRDALEKLQLNDASLTFQPENSAALGFGFRVGFLGLFHMEIIQERLEREYNLDVVVTAPSVEYEAVLTNGEVIKVDRPADMPDPSRLAEMREPWMKIEIFTPKEYIGPIMELVTKRRGVSEAMEYLDANRVMLKYRMPLAEMIVDFYDKLKSITRGYASLDYHFDGYRSGDLVKMDILINGEPLDSMAMIVHRDQAQQRGSALAKKIKEVIPRQMFEVPIQAAIGAKIIARETKPALRKDVLAKCYGGDITRKRKLLEKQKEGKKRMKMFGSVEIPQEAFMAMLKLEE, encoded by the coding sequence ATGGCGCGGCTGGCCTATAATCGAACCGCACGTTGGGTTGTGATGACGAATATTGTAACGAATGCCGTTCCAGCTTCGACCTCCCACGCGCTCAGCCGCATCCGCAACTTCTGCATCATCGCACACGTGGATCATGGCAAGAGCACGCTGGCCGATCGGCTGTTGGAATTTACCGGCACGATCAGCAAGCGCGAGATGCAGGAGCAAGTGCTCGATTCGATGGACATCGAGCGCGAGAAGGGGGTGACGATCAAGGCGTCGGCGGTGCGCATGACGTATCAGGCGGACGACGGGCAAACCTACGAGATCAATCTGATTGACACGCCGGGCCACGTGGACTTCACCTACGAGGTCAGCCGTGCCCTCAACGCCTGTGAGGGCGCGTTGCTCGTTGTGGATGCCTCGCAGGGCATCGAGGCGCAAACGCTGGCCAACCTCTATCTGGCCCTGGAAGCCAACTTGCACGTCATTCCCATCATCAACAAGATTGACCTGCCGCACGCCCGGCCGGATGAGGTGGCGCAGGAAGTGGGCAACTTGTTGGGCGATGACCCGGCGCACATTTTGCGCATTTCTGCCAAGGAAGGCATCGGTATCAAAGCGGTGCTGGAGCGCGTGGTGCGCGAGGTGCCGCCGCCGTCGGGCGACCCCGATGCGCCTCTGCAAGCGCTGATCTTCGACTCGCACTACGATCCATACAAGGGCGTGATTGCCTACGTGCGTATCGTCAACGGTCGGGTGAACATGAAAACCAAGCTGCGCATGGCTGCCACGGGCGCGGCCTGCGAAGCGATTGAGATCGGCACGTTCTCCCCGCGCATGACCGTGGTCGGCGAACTGAGCGCCGGCGAGGTGGGTTACATCGCCACCGGCTTCAAGAGCGTGCGCGAGTGTCGCGTGGGTGACACGATGTTGGATGCAACGCAGCCGGCGGAGCCGCTGCAAGGCTACAAACCGGCTAAGCCCATGGTGTTTGCCGGCATCTTCCCCACCGATACCGACGACTACCCGCTGCTGCGCGATGCGTTGGAGAAGCTTCAACTGAATGACGCCTCGCTGACCTTCCAGCCAGAGAACAGCGCCGCGCTGGGCTTTGGCTTTCGGGTGGGTTTCCTCGGCTTGTTCCACATGGAGATCATCCAGGAGCGGCTGGAACGCGAATACAACCTGGATGTGGTGGTGACGGCGCCGAGCGTGGAGTATGAAGCCGTGCTGACCAATGGCGAGGTGATCAAGGTGGACCGCCCGGCCGACATGCCCGATCCATCTCGGCTGGCCGAGATGCGCGAGCCGTGGATGAAGATCGAGATCTTCACGCCAAAGGAATACATCGGCCCGATCATGGAGCTGGTGACCAAGCGCCGTGGGGTGAGTGAGGCGATGGAATATCTCGATGCTAACCGCGTGATGTTGAAATATCGGATGCCGCTGGCCGAGATGATCGTGGACTTCTACGATAAGCTCAAGAGCATCACCCGCGGCTATGCCTCGCTCGACTATCACTTTGACGGCTATCGCAGCGGCGATCTGGTCAAGATGGACATTCTCATCAACGGCGAGCCACTCGATAGCATGGCCATGATCGTCCATCGCGACCAGGCGCAGCAGCGCGGCAGCGCGCTGGCCAAGAAGATCAAAGAAGTCATCCCCCGCCAGATGTTTGAGGTGCCGATCCAGGCGGCCATCGGCGCGAAGATCATCGCGCGTGAGACCAAGCCGGCGTTGCGCAAAGACGTGTTGGCCAAGTGCTACGGCGGCGACATCACGCGCAAGCGTAAGCTGCTCGAAAAGCAGAAGGAAGGCAAAAAGCGCATGAAGATGTTCGGCTCGGTCGAGATTCCGCAAGAAGCCTTTATGGCCATGCTCAAGCTGGAAGAGTAA
- a CDS encoding alpha/beta hydrolase has protein sequence MQPAPQLAPHARTLRLQWPNGAVQYFEAGAPHAPAIVLIHGLQDEADTWRHVFERLAQTHHVIALDLPGFGRSDKARRRYSVPFYTRVVLGLMDALKIRYATLIGSSLGAMIAETIALTQPARACGLVLIGGTMHIIERPAAAPRNLVQLLRLAANDRRYFETLRRSPQAAYDSLRPYYANLDDLPQTDRDFLFQRVNERVWDEAQRLASLSVQMNLPIFLAFQGRALIRRIPTSAVPTTVIWGAEDRILPMSNGIARTAIQREARFIRIEAAGHLPHQEKPEDFLRAIAPMARTR, from the coding sequence ATGCAGCCGGCGCCGCAACTTGCGCCACACGCGCGCACACTCCGGCTTCAATGGCCCAACGGCGCCGTTCAGTACTTCGAGGCCGGCGCGCCTCATGCGCCGGCGATCGTCCTGATTCATGGCCTGCAAGACGAGGCCGACACCTGGCGACACGTCTTCGAGCGCCTGGCGCAGACGCATCACGTCATCGCGCTCGACCTGCCGGGATTCGGGCGCAGCGACAAAGCGCGTCGCCGCTACAGCGTGCCGTTCTACACTCGCGTCGTGCTGGGATTGATGGATGCGCTGAAAATCCGCTATGCCACGCTGATCGGCAGCTCGCTCGGCGCGATGATTGCCGAAACGATCGCCCTGACGCAGCCGGCGCGCGCTTGCGGGCTGGTGCTGATCGGCGGCACGATGCACATCATCGAGCGACCGGCCGCTGCTCCGCGCAACCTCGTCCAGCTCCTGCGCCTGGCGGCAAACGACCGACGTTACTTCGAGACGCTGCGACGATCGCCACAGGCCGCTTATGACTCCCTACGCCCCTACTATGCCAACTTGGACGATCTGCCGCAAACGGATCGCGATTTTTTGTTCCAACGCGTCAACGAGCGGGTATGGGACGAAGCACAGCGCTTGGCGTCGCTGTCGGTACAGATGAACCTGCCGATCTTTTTGGCGTTTCAAGGGCGCGCGCTGATCAGACGCATTCCGACCAGCGCAGTGCCGACAACGGTGATCTGGGGCGCAGAAGACCGCATCCTGCCGATGAGCAACGGAATCGCGCGGACCGCGATCCAGCGCGAGGCGCGCTTTATTCGCATCGAAGCCGCAGGTCACCTGCCGCATCAGGAGAAGCCGGAGGACTTTCTGCGCGCTATCGCGCCGATGGCGCGGACGAGGTGA
- a CDS encoding acetyl-lysine deacetylase — protein sequence MVDDSPLRLIALLEQCVRIPSLSGQERAAADFLCSEMRRRRFDHAFIDEAGNAIGVIGRGARQIVLLGHIDTVSGHVPVRYEDGKLYGRGTVDAKGPLCAFILAAEALAQAIAPEWQIIVAGAVEEEAATSKGARFVATQYRPEMCIIGEPSGADGITLGYKGRLLIQAHVERPSQHTAIPEPSVSESAVLLWNHVKALADAWNADKPKAFDQVLPSLRRIQSGDDGLREWCDMLIGVRLPIEFGPDALQREIEAWRAGRPDAHRFALSFSGAEPAWRAPKDTPLARAFVDAIRAEKMRPAFKLKTGTADFNVVGPVWNCPIIAYGPGDSSLDHTPHEHIAIDEFAKAVRVLIGALRSLVAAKT from the coding sequence ATGGTTGACGATTCGCCATTGCGCCTGATCGCGCTGCTCGAACAATGCGTGCGCATCCCCTCGCTCAGCGGGCAGGAGCGCGCCGCGGCGGATTTTCTGTGCAGTGAGATGCGCCGACGTCGCTTCGACCACGCGTTCATTGACGAGGCCGGCAATGCCATCGGCGTGATCGGCCGTGGCGCACGCCAAATCGTGCTGCTGGGTCACATAGACACGGTGAGCGGCCATGTGCCGGTGCGCTACGAAGACGGCAAACTCTACGGGCGAGGCACGGTGGATGCCAAGGGGCCGCTATGCGCTTTCATCCTCGCTGCCGAGGCGCTGGCCCAGGCGATTGCGCCGGAATGGCAGATCATCGTCGCCGGCGCCGTGGAAGAAGAAGCGGCAACCTCCAAGGGGGCGCGTTTCGTCGCGACGCAATACCGGCCGGAGATGTGCATCATCGGCGAGCCGAGCGGCGCCGACGGCATTACGCTGGGCTACAAAGGGCGCCTGCTGATTCAGGCGCACGTCGAGCGCCCGTCGCAACATACGGCAATCCCCGAACCGAGCGTCAGCGAATCGGCCGTCCTGCTGTGGAACCACGTCAAAGCGCTGGCCGACGCATGGAACGCAGACAAGCCCAAGGCCTTCGACCAAGTGTTGCCATCGCTGCGCAGGATCCAGTCTGGCGACGATGGGCTGCGCGAATGGTGCGACATGCTCATCGGCGTGCGATTGCCGATTGAGTTTGGGCCGGATGCGCTGCAGCGCGAGATCGAAGCCTGGCGAGCGGGGCGACCTGATGCGCATCGCTTCGCGTTGAGCTTCAGCGGGGCCGAGCCGGCCTGGCGCGCTCCCAAAGATACGCCTCTAGCGCGCGCGTTTGTGGATGCCATTCGCGCAGAAAAGATGCGGCCGGCTTTCAAGCTCAAAACAGGCACGGCCGACTTCAACGTGGTTGGGCCGGTTTGGAACTGCCCGATCATCGCCTACGGCCCAGGCGATTCATCGCTCGACCATACGCCGCACGAGCACATCGCTATTGACGAGTTTGCGAAGGCGGTGAGAGTACTCATTGGCGCGCTGCGATCTTTGGTCGCCGCCAAAACATGA
- a CDS encoding stage V sporulation protein S yields MTDHTAPGAEAVPDRGKTEIIKVSAQSRSTAVAGAIAGMIRERGRVDVQAIGAGAVNQAMKAAAIARGYLLLDGINIVVIPSFSDVVIEGAERTAVRLSIEPR; encoded by the coding sequence ATGACCGATCACACAGCGCCAGGTGCAGAGGCGGTTCCAGACCGTGGGAAGACGGAGATCATCAAGGTCTCGGCTCAATCGCGATCCACAGCGGTTGCCGGCGCAATCGCCGGCATGATCCGCGAGCGGGGACGCGTGGATGTGCAGGCCATCGGCGCCGGCGCGGTCAACCAGGCCATGAAGGCGGCGGCGATTGCGCGCGGGTATCTCCTTCTTGACGGAATCAACATCGTGGTCATCCCGTCGTTCTCCGATGTGGTGATCGAAGGCGCCGAACGCACCGCAGTGCGACTTTCGATCGAGCCAAGATAG
- a CDS encoding alpha/beta hydrolase: protein MHLRSNDGYDVAPLRCGKLAYRQAGSSSLPPLLFIHGWGGASRYWLPVMRALADAFCCYAPDLPGFGFSPPQLAANNPDGPDAHSHRGLASIVLEFMDAIGLTQCDIVGHSYGSGVAIALAAMQPARVRRLIISNFSTFRDERERRMIAFMHSVTGLLVKARKLPCAASDGFAKLLGRRYFHRLPDDIAVLRDGLNDFMQMDERTADLTVKASLSWETPHDLARLPMPVLLIHCRNDQIMPPRNAEHTAGLARRGKLVWIDACGHLPMVEKTDEFARIVKNFLRDDHD, encoded by the coding sequence ATGCATCTGCGAAGCAACGACGGTTACGATGTTGCTCCCCTGCGCTGCGGCAAGCTGGCTTACCGTCAAGCCGGATCGTCATCGCTTCCACCGCTGTTGTTCATTCATGGCTGGGGCGGCGCGTCGCGCTACTGGTTGCCCGTGATGCGCGCGCTGGCGGATGCGTTTTGCTGCTATGCGCCCGATCTGCCCGGCTTTGGATTCTCGCCGCCTCAACTCGCTGCGAATAACCCTGACGGTCCAGACGCCCATTCCCATCGCGGGTTGGCGTCCATCGTCCTGGAGTTCATGGATGCGATCGGCCTCACGCAGTGCGACATAGTCGGGCACAGCTATGGCTCCGGTGTGGCGATCGCGCTGGCGGCCATGCAGCCGGCCCGCGTGCGAAGGCTGATCATCAGCAATTTCAGCACGTTCCGCGATGAGCGTGAGCGTCGCATGATCGCGTTCATGCACAGCGTGACCGGCCTGCTCGTCAAAGCGCGTAAGCTCCCATGCGCTGCGAGCGATGGATTTGCGAAGCTGCTGGGCCGTCGCTACTTCCATCGCTTGCCCGATGACATCGCCGTGCTGCGCGATGGCCTGAACGACTTTATGCAGATGGATGAGCGGACGGCCGACCTGACGGTGAAGGCGTCATTGAGCTGGGAGACGCCGCACGATTTGGCGCGGTTGCCGATGCCGGTCTTGCTGATCCACTGTCGCAACGACCAAATCATGCCGCCGCGCAACGCAGAACACACCGCCGGCCTTGCCCGGCGCGGCAAGCTGGTTTGGATTGACGCATGCGGCCACCTGCCGATGGTCGAAAAGACGGATGAATTCGCGCGAATAGTCAAAAACTTCCTCCGTGATGACCACGATTGA